In the Colletotrichum lupini chromosome 1, complete sequence genome, one interval contains:
- a CDS encoding short-chain dehydrogenase, producing the protein MAAARSAFRLTARFAPRVAIRSQAARPFSVSARAFKSDVVSEKEVPVSVYAPDAKGTGQSDHFSIPVREHDSRPPTESPVPGPENDDVVPLTRKTFDSMPPMMQKLSVMGKTIVVTGGARGLGNYMARACAEAGAKALVIFDANQELGDEAAAELHQKTGLPVTFFKVDVRDGAAINAAVDSVVELYGAPDVLVNSAGIADSNIKAETYDPAMFRRLIDINLTGSFLMSQAVGRAMMKAGKPGSIILVASMSGSIVNYPQEQSCYNASKAGVIQFGKSLAAEWAKYNIRVNCISPGYMDTALNRVPALDAQKKIWKSLTPQDRLGAVDDLNGLCVFLASDASSFMTGSNVIIDGGYTCY; encoded by the exons ATGGCTGCCGCTCGCTCTGCCTTCCGTCTTACCGCCCGCTTCGCTCCCCGCGTCGCCATCCGCAGCCAGGCTGCCCGTCCCTTCTCCGTCTCTGCTCGCGCCTTCAAGAGCGACGTTGTCAGCGAGAAGGAGGTTCCTGTCTCTGTCTACGCTCCCGATGCTAAGGGCACTGGTCAATCCGACCACTTCTCCATTCCCGTCCGCGAGCACGACTCTCGCCCTCCCACCGAGTCCCCTGTTCCCGGCCCTGAGAATGACGATGTCGTCCCCCTCACCCGTAAGACCTTCGACTCCATGCCTCCCATGATGCAGAAGCTCTCTGTCATGGGCAAGACCATTGTGGTCACTGG TGGTGCCCGTGGTCTGGGTAACTACATGGCTCGTGCCTGCGCTGAGGCTGGTGCCAAGGCCCTGGTCATCTTCGATGCCAACCAGGAGTTGGGTGACGAGGCTGCTGCCGAGCTGCACCAGAAGACTGGCTTGCCCGTCACCTTCTTTAAGGTGGATGTCCGTGACGGCGCTGCCATTAACGCTGCAGTCGACTCCGTGGTTGAGCTCTACGGCGCTCCTGATGTTCTGGTCAACTCTGCCGGTATCGCTGA CTCCAACATCAAGGCCGAGACTTACGACCCCGCCATGTTCCGCCGTCTTATCGACATCAACCTGACTGGTTCTTTCCTCATGTCCCAGGCTGTTGGTCGCGCCATGATGAAGGCTGGCAAGCCTGGCTCCATCATCCTGGTCGCCTCCATGTCTGGCAGCATTGTCAACTACCCCCAGGAGCAGTCCTGCTACAACGCCTCCAAGGCTGGTGTCATTCAGTTTGGCAAGTCCCTTGCTGCTGAGTGGGCCAAGTACAACATTCGCGTCAACTGCATTTCCCCTGGCTACATGGACACTGCCCTCAACCGAGTCCCTGCCCTTGACGCCCAGAAGAAGATCTGGAAGTCCCTGACTCCCCAGGACCGCCTTGGTGCTGTCGACGACCTTAACGGTCTCTGCGTCTTCCTGGCTTCTGATGCCTCCAGCTTCATGACTGGCTCCAACGTCATTATCGATGGTGGTTACACTTGCTACTAA